In the genome of Halosolutus amylolyticus, the window ACGGGTGTAGATATCCATTGTCTCGGTCTTTGAGTCACCACGAATGTACTTTAGGACGTGGTCGCTCATCCCCTGGTTCCGCATCAATGTGGTGAACACGGTTCGGAAGGTGTGAGGTGTGAACTTCTTGTGGAACCTTGTTTCACCTTCTTCCATGACTCCGGCTCGGACCGCGGCATCACGGACGTGCCGACGTAACTGCTCCCGCGTCATTCGTCCTCCTTTCACCGATTCGAAGAGATAGCCTGAGCCCTTGTCCGTCCGTATTAGTTGGTAGAACTCGATAATCTCTCTAAGTTCGTTGTCGATCGGGACGACAGTCTGTTTGCCTCCTTTCCGTTTCCGTAGTCTGATGAATCCTTCATCGAGAAGGAGGTCGTCTTCCCGTATTTCACAGGCTTCACGGGCTCGACACCCGGTTTTTGCGAGTACCGCTGTCACTGTGAAGTTTCGCGGGTCTTCGACAGCGTCAACGATTTTCCTTGCGTTTTCCCAGGTTGCGCAGTCGGGTCGGTTGGGAACATTCTTCGGCACTTCCTCGAGGATGACGGCAGCCGGGTTTCCCGTGATTTCTTCGTATCGTGGTCGTTGGAGAGCCCAGCTGTAGAACGCTGACAGGCTTTCAAGGTAGCGTCGTTTGGTGTTCTGGCTGAGCTCTCGCTGGTTCAACCGGCTCAGATATCTTTCAATGTCTCTGACCTCGACGTCTTCAGGATTGAGATCAGGAAACTCGTCGTGGAAGAATATCTTGGCAGTACGGCTGTACTCGTTGAGTGTTCGCCGTGTTTTTCCCGTGGTTTCCTTGCTTCGAAGCCAGTCATTGATGGCTGTGTGCTGGTTCCGGTAGACTTTCTCTTCCCAGCTATCAGCCTCGAAGAGATATTCAGAACTGCTCATCGCCGATCACCGCCGTTGTTCCGGAGTGTTTTCCAGCCGCTACCTCGCCGGTACTCAACTTTGCCTTGGTTCGCTGACCGGTAGAGCTCTGATTTCAGTTCGTTGCGGAGACGTTGCTGAAACTCCTCACTACCTACTAACTCTCTCAAGACTTGATCTAATGGCTTGTACTCCGAAGTGACCAGTTCCTCTAGTGTCCGGGTTTGAATCAGGTTAGAACCAGATTCCGGGTTTGAATGGGTCTGCTTCCGGTTCTCCAACCGGGTCTGGAGTTCGTCGACTTCCTGCTGTAGCTCTTCTACCCGTCGACGATCACCGATTTTCAATCGGCCTTGTTGCCGCATCGCCCGTGATTCCTGAATCAGGTTGTGAAGATACCGGCTGAGCGACAAGCCTTCTTCTTTCGCCTCGGACTTCCACTCTCGCTTCACTTCTTCGACCGCATAGGTTTTGACTACTTCCCGTTCTTCACTTTTGGACAATCGTCGACCAGTCATCGCAATATCGCACCCCAATATGGACATTTGTCTAACAATGCTTTTATCTCTAGTCCTAATAGTGTGGCCTCGGCACTCATAGGGCTCGTCACGATCGGATGCCGAGTCCGACTCGGAGTGGGTGCATCGTCATCGGCCGATCGGCCATACGGCCGACGGTCAAAAGACGGTTTGGATCGGCAGGTCAGGACTGCGTCTCACGATCGGCAGTCGAACCGGGGAACCCGGCGTTGAACTCGTCGACGAGGTTCTGGAGGCGGTGGGAACTCCGCGTGAACGTCCGTGGCGCTCGATCGGTCGGGGTCCGGACGATCGGTTCGGGAGGGGTCCGGGCGGGCGATCGGTTCGTGGGTCGGTCCGGCGTCGGGTCGGGCTGGGTGTGTCGTGTGTGCATGTCGGTCGGGTGGTGATGGGGTCGTCGCGAAACGATGCGCTACGCGGAAAACGAATTCAGGCGCCTACGTGTACGACCGACATCTGTACCCATCGCTACAGGCCACACATGCATAAAAGTTCGTGATAGATCAACTATGGCCGCACCGAGGTGTGAAAACAACCCGCACGCGTTCCGGTCGGGCTGCTGATCCGGACGGGGTCCAGCGCTCGACCAGCGGTAGCGTCACCGAGTACTTAAGCCGCCGCCGGGAGATAGCCCGGGCGATGGCAGAGGGAGTCGAGACGGACGCGCCGGTCGCGAGTTTCGTCGTGC includes:
- a CDS encoding tyrosine-type recombinase/integrase, whose product is MSSSEYLFEADSWEEKVYRNQHTAINDWLRSKETTGKTRRTLNEYSRTAKIFFHDEFPDLNPEDVEVRDIERYLSRLNQRELSQNTKRRYLESLSAFYSWALQRPRYEEITGNPAAVILEEVPKNVPNRPDCATWENARKIVDAVEDPRNFTVTAVLAKTGCRAREACEIREDDLLLDEGFIRLRKRKGGKQTVVPIDNELREIIEFYQLIRTDKGSGYLFESVKGGRMTREQLRRHVRDAAVRAGVMEEGETRFHKKFTPHTFRTVFTTLMRNQGMSDHVLKYIRGDSKTETMDIYTRVDRTQAREEYLDCIKKLDVHI